The genomic region GAGCCGGGGTTGACCTGCCCGACGAGCGCGCCCGACGGGGTGTCCAGCCCCCGCTGCTCGGCCAGCTGGGGGGTCACGCCGGTGCTGCTCGCGCCGACGCCCAGCTGCGCGTACTCCACGAACCCCTGGTCGATGAGCTGCTCGGCCGCTCTGACGACGCTCGACGTGGGGACCGCGAAGCCGACGCCGTCGTTCGTGCCGCCGCCGACGATCGCGGTGTTGATGCCGATCACCTGGCCCGCGGCGTTGACCAGCGCACCGCCGGAGTTGCCCGGGTTGATGGCCGCGTCGGTCTGCACCAGGTCGGTCAGCGGGTTGCCGCTCGCCGGGTCCACGAGCTGGCGGCCCAGCGCCGACACGATCCCCGACGTCACGGTCGACCCGAACCCGAACGGCGCGCCGATCGCGATGGCGGTCTCGCCGACCCGCGGGTCGTCCTCGGCGTAGCCCGGGACGATCAGGTCGGTCGCCTCGATCTGCAGCACGGCGAGGTCGAAGGTGGCGGCGGTGCCGACGACCTCGGCGGGGAACACCCGGCCGTCGTAGAGCTGCACCGAGATCTGGTTGGCCCCGTCGACGACGTGGTTGTTCGTCACCAGGTAGCCGTCCTCGCGGAACACCACCGCCGACCCGGCGCCCTGGCCCTGCGCGGACGCGGTCTCGACGACCGCGACGGAGGGCAGGACGGCCTCGGCGACCTCGGCGATCGTGTCCGACGTCATGGACGACGCCGGCGCGTTCGGCTGGACCGGGCCGTCCTCATCGCCGGGGGCGTCCTCGTCATCCGGCTGGGCGGGCAGGGCCACCGGGGTGACCTGGGCGGTCTGCGCCTCGGGGTCGTCCGCCAGCCGCAGGGTCAGGGGTACCGCCACCGCGGCGGCGACGACCGCCGACACCAGCGCCGAGATCAGCACGGCCTTCAGCGTCCCACCGCGCCGGCCGCCGCCCTCGTCCGCCGTGGGCGGCGTGCTGGGTGGCGGGGGCGCGTCGCCGGTCCAGGGCTCGGGATCCCAGATGGGGAGCGCGCCGTCGTCGCGCGCGGCGGACGGCTGCGGCGCGGTCTGCGTCGGCCCCCACCCCGCGGTGGGTGCGCCCCACCCGGGCGCCTCCCAGGCGCCGCCGTCGGCGGCCCGCTGGGGCGCCCAGGCCTCATCGCGTCGGGGCGGGGCCGGCGTCGACGGGGGTGTCCGGTCCGCCGGCAGCTTCGGCCCACCGGTCCACTCGTCGCTGTCGAGCCACGACGAGCCCCGATCGGACGACGTCGGGCTCGTGGCGCGGGGGGCGCCGTGCGAGCTCTCGGAGCCGGCAGGCGGGAGGGCGCTCACGCAGGGTCCTCTCTTCTCTGTTGGGGCGGTGCGGTGGTGCCGCGCAGTCCTACCCGTCAGGGCGGCACGGCCACCGGCCGGGCGGCTGCGGATCGATCCAGACGGTAGGTGGGGACCGGTCGAGCACGGTGCGCGACCCGGCAAAGAATGGGCAAAGGGCCCCCGCTCCCGCGACCGCCGCGGGGGTGCAGGCATGCTTGGGTGGCGACCGACGGCAGTGTGGAGACGACGTGGTGACCAACGCGACGAGGGACCCCGAGCAGCAGAAGGTGCTGCTGGTGGAGGACGACGAGGGCATCGCCGCCCCCCTGGCCGCGGCCCTCGGCGGCGGCGGGTACGCCGTCACGCGGGTGGCGACCGGGCGGGAGGCGCTGGCCCTGGCCACCGACGACCTGGCCGCGGTGGTGCTGGACCTCGGCCTGCCGGACATCGACGGCGTCGAGGTGTGCCGCCGGCTGCACGACCAGCACCCCGGCGTGCCGGTGCTGATGCTGACCGCCCGGACCTCTGAAGCCGATGTCGTCGTCGGCCTCGACGCCGGCGCCGACGACTACGTCACCAAGCCCTTCCGCCTCGCCGAGCTGCTCGCCCGCCGTCGGGCGCTGATCCGCCGTGCGCAGGCCGGGGCGGCCGACGCGGAGGTCGAGTCGGTCGAGGCCCAGGACGTCCGCGTCGACCTGGCGGCCCGACGGGCGTGGCGGGGCGACGTCGAGCTCGACCTGACCCCGAAGGAGTTCGACCTCCTCGCCATGTTGGTCCGCGAGGCCGGGACCGTCGTCACCCGCGAGGACATCATGCGGGAGGTGTGGGAGACGACCTGGTTCGGGTCGACCAAGACCGTCGACATGCACGTCTCGTGGCTGCGCCGCAAGCTCGGCGACGACGCGGGGTCGCCGCGGTACATCTCCACCGTCCGCGGGGTGGGTCTGCGGTTCGAGACCGGAGACTGATAACCCGTGCGGCATCGCCTCGTCCTGGCCACGGTCGGCACGGTCGCCGTCGGCGTCGTGCTGCTCGGCCTGCCGTTGGCGATCGCGATCGACGGGGTGCTGACGGGCCAGGCGCTCGACACCCTGCAGCGCCAGGCCGAGCAGGTGCAGGTGCTGATCAACACCGACCGGATGACCCCGCGGCAGCTCTCGGACCCGCTGGCGGACCGGACCGCCGAGCGCGACATCCGCTTCCAGCTGCTCGAGCAGCGCGGACCGCTGCGGATCACCATCGACACCGGCGGCCCGCCGGCGGTGCCCGAGGGCCTCGAAACCGACGTCGCCAGCGCCGCCGAGGGTGAGGTCGGCCGCGCACGCGACCACGGGGTCCTGGCCGTGGCGCTCCCGCTCCGGGTCAGCGGGGTCAGCCAGATCCTCCGCGCGGTCTCCCCCGACTCGGGGCTGAAGAGCGAGCTGACCGGCGCGTGGCTGGCCATCGCCGGGCTCGGCGTCACCGCGCTCGGCCTCGCCGGGCTGGTCGGCCTGGGCGTGGCGCGACGCCTGGCCATCCCGCTCGAGTCGCGCGGGGCGGCCGGGGCGTGGCGCGCCGCCGGGCCCGCCCGCTCGAGTCGCTCGCGGCGGCCGCCGCGCCGCTGGGGGAGGGGGACTTCACCGCGCGGGCGCCGCGCAGCGGCATCCCGGAGTCAGACCAGGTGGCCCGCGCACTCGACATCACCGCCGAGCGGCTCGGGACGATGGTCGAGCGGAGCCGGTCCTTCGGGGCCGACGCCAGCCACCAGCTCCGCACGCCGCTGACGGCGCTCCGCCTGGACCTCGAGGCGCTGGAGGCGTCCGGTGCCGACGAGGCGCTGCTGCACGCCGCGTTCGCCGAGGCCGACCGGCTGGAGGCGACGATCGAGGAGCTGCTCGCCCTGGCGGACGTGCCGATGGGCGACGAGCACATCCAGCTCGGCGCGCTGGTCGAGGCCCGCATCGACTCGTGGCGGTCCCTGGCGCAGGCGGCCGGCCGCGAGGTGACCGTCGACGTCGACCCGGTGCCGCTGGTGCGCGCCCGGGCCGCGGCGATCGGGCAGTGCCTCCAGGTGCTGCTCGACAACGCCCTGGAGCACGGCGAGGGCACCATCACGGTGTCCGTCGCGAGCGTCCCGGCGACCACGGCCGTCAGCCGCGGGTGGGTGCGGCTCTGCGTCTCCGACCAGGGGCCGGGCTTCGACGAGGCCTCCACGCCCGGGCGCGGCCTGCGCCTCGCCAAGTCGCTGATCCAGGCCGAGGGCGGGCGCATCCGGGTCGAGCGGGACGCCACCGTCTGCCTGCTCCTGCCGACCGCACCGGTCGAGGGGACCCCCTTGGTGCCGCCCCCGAAGGTGCCCGCGTGAGACCTCGCCACCCGACGGTCCGCGGCAGGATCACCCGCGCGGTCGCCGCCGCCGTCGCGCTGGCCCTCGGGCTGGCGGGCTGTCAGCTGACCGACCCGTCCGCCACCGTCGACCCCGACGGCGCCGCGGTGACCGAGGCGGCGGACGTCGAGGTGCTGGGCCGCCCCGAGGACGACTGGCCCCGGACGATCGCTGAGCTGCGCACCATCGCCCGGCCCGAGGCGCAGAGCTGGCAGGACGACCCGGTCCTCGCCGACCTGACGGTGTGGCTGGCGGGGGAGGGGGCGGCCGACGCCGTGGCCTGGGCGAGGGTGCGGCTGACCTACGTCGCCGCGGATGCCGAGCGGATGCTGACCTACCGGGCCACGCCGGACGACCTTCGCGTCGAGCGGCCGCTGCTGAGCGGCCTCGAGCTGATGCCGTTGCCGGCGGCGGCCGTGGAGGCGATGGAGCCCTTCCCCGACGACGCACTCGAACCCCGTGACCTGGCGGCGGCGTCCGCCCGGGCCCTCGCGGACTGCGGTGCCGACGCCGCCGAGGTGGGCGCGGTGCTGTATGCGACCGGCGCGCCGGCGGCGTGGGACGGGACGGAGTGGACCCGCACGCCCACGTGGCGCGCGACCGTCGTCGCCCCCGATGCCGGCGTCGTCGTCGACCCCTCCACCGGCCAGGCCTTCGCCCCCCTCACCTGCGTCGACCCGTTGCTGCTCGACGCCTCCTGACGACCCCCGCGGGCTGGGGTCCTACTGCAGCGCCTTCCAGGCCGTCAGATCGTCGATGAAGCGCTCGCGCTTGGCCGCGTCGGCGACGCCCTGGCCCTCCTCGGTGGCGTTGACCAGCACACCGAGCTTCCCGGCGTGGGCGTTGGTGTGCATCGCCCAGGCGGCGTCCGCGACCTCGTCCAGGGCGTAGGTCCGCGTCAGGATCGGGTGGATCATGCCGAGATCGACCAGGCGGTTGGCCTCCCACGCCTCCTTGTAGTTGGCGAAGTGGCTGCCGATGATCGACTTCAGGTTCATCCACAGGTAGCGGTTGTCGTACTCGTGGACGTACCCCGACGTCGAGGCGCACGTGACGATCTTGCCGCCCTTCTTCGTGACGAAGACGCTGGCGCCGATCGTCGCGCGGCCCGGGTGCTCGAAGACGATGTCGACGTCGTCGCCGCCGGTCAGCTCGCGGATCTTCTTGCCGAAGCGACGCCACTCCGCCGGGTTCTGGGTGTCGCCGTCCCAGAACGCGTAGCCCTCCGCCTTGCGGTCGATGACCCGCTCGATGCCGAGGGAGTGGAGGTGGTCGACCTTCTCCTGGGAGGACACCACGCAGACCGGGATCCCGCCGCCGTTCTTGACGAGCTGGGCCGCGAAGCCGCCGAGGCCGCCGGTCGCGCCCCAGATCAGCACGACGTCACCCTGCTTCATGCCGCCGGCGTTGGGGCTGACGAGCATCCGGTAGGACGTGGCCAGGGTCAGCCCGAGGCAAGCGGCCTCCTCCCAGGTGAGGTGGCTCGGCATCGGCATGAGCTGGTTGGCCTTGACCATGCTGATCTCGGCCATGCCGCCGAAGTTGGTCTCGAAGCCCCAGATCCGCTGGCGGGCGTCGATCATGGAGTCGTCGTGGCCCTCGGGCCCCTCCATGTCGACGTAGTTGCAGTGCACCGTCACCCGGTCACCGGGGCTCCAGCGGGTGACGCCCGGGCCGGTCCGCAGCACCACCGCGGCCGCGTCGGAGCCGACGATGTGGTACGGCAGGTCGTGGCGCGCGCCGAGCTCGCCCTCGCGGGCGAAGCGCTGCAGGAACCCGAACGTGGAGAGCGGCTCGAAGATCGACGTCCACACCGTGTTGAAGTTGAGGGCGGACGCCATCGGGGCGATCAGGACCTCGTTCGGGCCGAGGGGTGGGATCGGCACCTCGTCGACGTGGAGGGACTTGCGCGGGTCCTTCTCCTCCGAGGGGAGTCCCTCGAACATCTCGACCTCGGACGCGCGGACCACGGCGGCGCGCATCGACTCGGGCAGCGGCGTGTTCGCCACGTCCTCGGGGGTGGCGTCGATGGCCAGGGCGACGTCCAGCAGTGACTGCAGCTCGCTCGACATGTGTGGGGCTCCTCGGGGCTCGCGTGGCGGCAGATTACCGGCCAGTAGCTTGCGCAGGCCAAATCGAGTACCCGTCGGACGTCCCGGTCATGCGGACGGGGAATGCGGACGGCCCTGAGGTGCCTGGACCTTCGCACTCCCTTCCCCTTGGAGCGCGACGCCCGGCGCTGCCTCAGGGCCGCTCGCGTCGGCACACGGTAGGGCGCAACCCTCGAGTAGTCAACGAGGGTTGTCCACATCCCCCTGACCGGCCGACCAGTCGAACGGCGCTGACCTGCCCCGATGCGCGGCGCTCACGTGTGGGTAACGTGCCCGATCTGGGGACAACTCCGCGGTGCCATGCCGCTGACCTGCGGTTTCGCGGTGTGGACGAAAAATCTCGACCTGTGGATTTCTTCGGGCCTCACGAGGGCTCGACCTCAGGTGGAGGGTTCGGGTGCGACCACCCGGCGTACGGGGCTGATCACGCGCCGTCCAGGCCGCCGAGGTCGTCGGGGATCTCCACATCGGCGGGCGGCAGGTCGTCCAGCGCGGGCGCCACACCCGTCTCGGCCTCCTCCGCTGCCAGGCGGATCAGCCAGCGGCTGGGCTCGGCGATCTCAGCGGGCGTGGGGAGGTGGGCGGCGTCGCGCCAGATGACATCGAGCCCGTTCGGGCCGCGGGCCGCGAGCACGGCCTCGCAGAACGCCTCGCCGGCGCGGACGTCCGACGGGCGCAGGTCCAGACCGATCAGCTGGGCGAGGAACTGCTCACCCGGTCCCTGCTCCCCGCGGCGGCGCACCGTGACCTCCTCGATGCGGGCGAGGTTGGTCAGCTTCCCCGCTCCGGCACGGCGCACCATCACGTCGGCGTAGCCGGCCACCAGCGACACGAGCGCCTGGAGGCGGGCGAGGATCGCGCGCTGCTCCTCCGACGGCTCCATCCCGCCGCCGGCCTCCTCAGCCAGCCGCTGCAGGGCCTCGGGGTCGCTGAGGAGGTCGGGGGTCAGCCCGCCGAGGCCGCCCATCCGCTCCGCGAGGGCCGACGGGTCGACGTCCATCGCGCCGGCGAAGCGCCCCATCTCCGAGGTCAGGTGGCCCATCAGCCAGTCGACGCCCGCGAAGACCCGCCGGTGCACGCACTCGCGCAGCGCGAGCCAGAAGCGCACCTCGTCCGCAGACAGCCCGTGGTCGCGGGCCAGCCGCGCGGCGGAGTCCCCGACCGTGGCCACGACCTCCGGCGCGAGCGTGGGCACGCCCAGGTCGTAGGAGCCCATCAGCTGGCCGGCGAGGTGACCGGCGATCGTGCCGACCTGCATGCCGGTCAGCATGGCGGTGATCGGCGTCATCGCGCCCGCCAGGCCCTCGAGCCCGCCCATCCCACCGGGCAGCTGGTCGGCCAGGCCCTTGCCCATCGCCTCCTGCATGCCGGTCGCGATCGGCTCGACGTACCGGGCGATGCCGCCCTGGTCGGCCGCGCGCGCGACCCACTCCTGGGCCGTCAGCGCGAGGGCGGGGCCGTCCACGGCCTCGAGGGTCGTGTGCGCGTCGAGCCACATCTCGGTGACCCGGACCGCGTCGGCCCAGGCAGCCTGGTCGGCGTCCACGCCGATCGCGAGCTGCGGCTCACCCGCGATCCCGGCGGCCATCTGCTTGGCGAGGTCCCAGTTGACCGGGCCGCCCTGCCAGGACATCAGCTTGCCCAGCTCGCGGAAGAGGGGGATGTTGGACAACCCCTCCGGATCGAACCCGAAGCCGCCGAACCCGAAGTCGTCCTGTGCCATGGACCCATGGTAATGATGTCTGCGGCCCGCCCCGATCGGAGTTCAGCCATGTCCACCACCGCCGTCCTCGGCGTCACGACGCCGATCGGACGTGCCGTCCTGCGGCGCCTGTCCGCGGACGACGGCGTGTCGCGGCTGCTGGCGGTGGACGCGACGACGCCGTCCATGCCGCCGCCGCGGGTCGAGGTGCGGACCATGGACCCGCGGGACCGGTTGCTGGCCCTCGCCCTGGACGGCGTCGACGTCCTGGTCCACTGCGCGTTCACCGACGACATGTCGGCCAGCCCGGACTCGCTGTACGGCGCGAACGTCGGCGGGACCCGCAACGTGCTGGCGGCTGCCGACGCCGCGGGGGTGGGCCACGTGGTCGTCATGTCCACGGCGATGGCGTACGGCGCGCACCACGACAACCCGCTGCCGCTCGACGAGACCTGCCCGCTGCGGGCCAACCCCGGCTTCGCCTACGGCTACCAGCGGCAGCTGGTCGAGGAGGCGGTGGCCGACTGGGCCGACGCGCACCCCTCGGTGACCGTCACGCGGCTGCGCCTGGCCCCCGTCCTCGGCGGCGGGGTGTCGGGGGCGCTGGTCCAGCGCCTGACCGCACCCCGGCTCATCGTCCCCTCCGGCCTCGGCGCCCCCTGGCAGCTGGTCGACCTCGACGACGTCGCCGCGGCGGTCGCGCGCGTGGTCGACCAGCGCATCGGGGGGGTCCTGAACGTGGCGGCCGACGGCTGGCTGTCGGCGTCGGAGGTCGCGGGCTACCTCGGACGGCCGCTGGTCGAGGTCGGGCAGTCCACGCTGGCCGAGGTGCTGCGACGCGGGACCGACCTCGGCATCTCACCCGCGCCCGCGGAGGTCATGCCCTACCTCCTGCACCCCTGGGTGGTGGACACCGCGCGGCTGCGCGGGCACGGCTGGCAGCCGACCGCGTCGAACCGCGACATCCTGACGACCTTCGCGGCCGACCACGCCGACGACATCGCCGTCGGGCAGCTGACGGTGAGCCGGACCGACGTCCGCCGGGCGGGCCTCGCCGTGGGCGGCCTGGCTGCCCTGGGCGGCTGGCGGCTGTGGCGGCGCGGCCGGCGCAGGACCGCCCGGAGGGAGGCGCGACGTGGCTAGCACCCGCTGGCGCACCGGCATCTCCGCCGAGCCGCTGTCCCTCGACGACGCGCAGGCCTTCGTCGCCGACCCGGCCGCCGGGGCGACGGTCACCTTCACCGGCGTGGTGCGCGACCACGCCCGCGACGAGGCCGACGAGGCCCAGCCGGTCCGCGCCGTGACCGGACTCGACTACGAGGCCTACACCGAGGTCGCCGAGCGCCGCCTGGCCGAGCTCGCCGAGGAGGTCGGCGCCCGGTGGCCCGACCTGTGCGCCGGCTGGGCGGTCCACCGGGTCGGCAACCTGGCCGTGGGGGACGTCGCGGTCGTCGTCGCGGTGTCGAGCCCGCACCGCCACACCGCCTTCGATGCCGGCCGGTACCTGATCGACACCCTCAAGGCGACGGTCCCGATCTGGAAGAAGGAGCACTGGGCCGACGGCGGCCACCACTGGCCGGGCACCGACTAGCCCTTCGGGCTCACAGCCTCCGGGTCGGCAGGGAGGACCTCCAGACGAGGGGTCCGGAGGGGACCGGCTGGACGGGGTGCCTCCCTCGACATGGCCGGGAGTGGAGATAGCCTCTCGACCGATGAGCGTGAGCGTGCGAACGATCAGCGGACAGGCCGGGGGGCGACCCCGGCGCGCCAGCGACGGGGCCGGGCTGTGACCGCGGTCCTCGCCCTCCTCGTGCTGGCCGGCGCCGCCTGGTTCGTCCTGGCGAGCGCCGGTGCGCCGGTCCGCGGCCGGTCAGGTGACTCCGTCGACGAGTTCGCCCGGGCGATGCACGCCCTGGACCCCACCGCCACCCGTCCCGTGCCCGCGCCGCGTGCGGCCGTGCGGGGCGCCGGACCCGCGTCCCGCCGACCGGTCCGCCGCCACTAGCCGCCGACCCCGCGGCGTCCGCACCGGTCGGAGCCGACTGAGGCGGACGAGTACCGTTCGTCAGCGATGGGCGCTGACTTCGCGATCGACCTCGGCACCGCCAACACCGTGGTGTGGGCGCGTCGCCGGGGCATCGTGCTACGCGAGCCGACCGTCGTGGCCGTCGACATCCGCAGCGGGAAGGTCATCGCCGCCGGCAACGCGGCCTACGAGCGGCTGTCGTCCGCGGACAGCCCCGCCCAGCTCGAGCGGCCGCTGAGCGGCGGAGCGGTCACGGACTTCTCGATGACCGCCAGCATGCTGCGGATCCTGTTCGACCGGTTGGGGGTCGGCCGGTTCAGCCGCTCGCGGTTGCTGATCACCGTGCCGGCCGGGGTCACCCCGGTCGAGCGCGGCGCCCTCCGCGACGCCGCCCACGAGGCCGGCGCGTGGAAGGTGTACCTGATCGAGGAGCCGATGGCGGCCGCGATCGGGTCGGGCCTGCCGGTCCAGGACCCCGTCGGTTCCATGGTGGTGGACATCGGCGGCGGCAACACCGAGGTGGCGGTCATCTCCCTCGGCGGTGTCGTCGTGTCGAAGGCCGTGCGGGTCGGCGGGTTCGACCTCGACGCCGCCGTCCAGGAGTTCGTCCGCGACCACTTCGACATCGCCATCGGCGACCGCACGGCGGAGGAGCTCAAGATCGCGCTGGGACGGGCGTTCCCCGCCGCGCCGGTCGACGTCGCCGAGGTCCGCGGACGCGATCTCGAGACCGGTCTGACCCGCGAGGTGCGGGTGGACTCCGAGCAGGTCCGCATCGCCCTCGAGCGCCCCGCGACCGCGATCGCGGGTGCGGTCATCGACACGCTGAGCGAGTGCCCGCCCGAGCTCGCACAGGACGTGATGAGCCAGGGCATCCTCCTGGTGGGCGGCGGCGCGCTGCTGCGCGGCCTCGACCAGCGGATCGCGGCGGAGACCCAGGTGGACGTGGGCGTCGCCACCGACCCCCTCGACGTCGTCATCATCGGTGCGGGTGCGGCCGTCGACGCCGACTGGGACCTCGAAGCGGTCTTCAGCGCGTAAAGGTCCCGGCTGCGCGTGCCGATGCGTGGGTGATGAGGTCACCATGGAACACCTGATCCGCTTCACGACCGCGGAGGGCATCGACGGCACCCACATGGCCGCGACCCTCGATGAGGCCGTCGCGTTCGCCGAGCGCATCCGCAACACCGAGGGGGCGACCGAGGTCCGCCTCCACCGGCTGACCGAGGTGCCGATCGAGTTCAAGCCGTACTACCGCATCGAGGTCGGGGCCGTGGACGCCGGCGAGCACCACCAGCCGAGCCCGCCCGCGCACCTGCCCGCCGCGCACGGTCCGCTGGCCCCGTCCGCACTCGACCACGAGGGCCACAGCGGTGACGTCCACGCCGACGGAGACCCGCAGGGCACCAACGGGCGCCGCCTCTTCAGCCGCGTGACCTGACCCGCGCGACCACGGGCCTACACTCGCCCGACATGGTCGCAGTCCCATCAGCCCTCCACCTGGCGGCCGGACTGCTGGCGATCGCCGCCTCGACCGGGGTGGCGCTCGCGCTGGCCGGCGGTGGACGGCGTCCCGTCGATGGTGCGCGCACGCCCACCGGACCGTCAGGCGCGCTCCGGCGCGTCGGGGTGGCCGGCGCGCTCGCGTACGCCATCGGGCAGCTGCTGGGCGGGGCGCTGCTCGGCCCCGAGGCCGTCTGGGCCTGGTTGCAGGTGGCGGGCCTGGCCGGGCTCGCCGCGGGGCTCGGGCCTGCCAGCCTCGCCGGGCTGCCGGGGGCGGGACTGCCGGGCGCCGGGCTCCTCGTCCCCCTCGCCCCCACGGTCCCCGCCTACGCGGCAGCGGCCATGGCGGCCGTCGCGGCCACGCGCGCGGCCTGGGCCGGCCGCCTCGCCCTGCCCCTCGCACTCGGGCTCGCCGTCCTCGGCGTGGGCCACGCACTCGAGCCGACCCAGCCGGTCTGGGCCGAGTGGGCTGTCGTCGTCGGCGCCCTCCTGATCGGTGCCTGGCTGTGGACGATCTCGAGCCGGCGGATCCTGGCGAAGCTCCTGACCGCCTTCGTGTCCGCGCTCCTCGCCATGGCCATCCTGACCGCGGCGGTGCTGTCGACGGTGTCGTCCGCCGAGCTGACCGCCGACGAGCTGGACCGGTTGGGGCGCTTGGCCGACCAGCTCGCCGGCGCCGTCCGCTCCTGGCCCGCGGACGCCGTCGCCGACGCCCAGCCACTGTCGCGCTCCGCCACGTCGCTCGTCGGCGCGGTGCTGAGCCCGCAGGACGCTGCCGACGTCTACGACCTGAGCCTCTCGGGCCAGGACTTCTTCCTCACCGTCGACCGCGCCGGCGACGTCGTCAACAGCCACCCCCCCGGCCTGGCCGCCTCCGTGCGCCTGGCGCTGCTGGGCGACCCCGTCGTCGCCGACCTGCGACAGGGGGGCGCGACCGCGGAGGCCGGCGGGCTGTTGTCGACGGGTGGGACGCTGGTGGGCTTCGGCGCCGTCGCGCTCCGGGACCCCTCCACCCGTCCGGAGGACCCCCCCGCCGGGGTGCTGGTCACCGGCCGCCTGCTGGACGACCTCTGGGCGGCCCAGCAGGCCACCGCCCTGGACGTGGGGGTCATCGGCGCGATCGCCGGCGAGCCGGCCGTGACGTCCGACGGCGCGGGCGACGACGCCGTCGCGGTCCTGGACGGGCTGGGCGAGGCGACCCGGGCGGACCTCGCCGTGGCCGGCCAGGTGGTGTTCGCCGCGAGCGCGCCGCTCGCGGACCCCGAGCGCGGCGACGAGCTCGGCCGGCTGGTGGTGACGTCCACGCCGGAGGTCATCGCCGCGCTCGAGCGAGGACAGAACCAGCGGGTGTTCCTGGCCGCGATCGTCGGCGCGGCGCTGGCGCTCCTCGTCGCGGTCGTGGTGATCCGCCGCCTGACCCGTCCGATCCTCCAGCTGACCGACGTGGCGCGCCGCATCGGCGAGGGGGATCTCACGACACGATCGGGTCTGACCAGCGCCGACGAGGTGGGCGTGCTCGCCGCCACGGTTGACGAGATGGCGGTCTCCCTCGACGCCCAGCGCCGCGACCTGACCGACTCCGCCGACCGCGAGGCACGCCTCCGCGGCCGGCTCGAGTCGGTCACCACGTCGATGGGCGACGGGCTGGTCGCCGTCGACGTCGACGGGCGGATCATCACGTTCAACCCGGCCGCCGAGGTGCTCACGGGTCGCCGGGCCGCCGACGCCGTCGGCCGGCCACTCGAGGACGTGCTGGTCGCCCAGGTGCTGGGGGACACCGGGGTCGCCGACCCCGTCACCGACCCCGTCACCGACCCCGTCGCCGATCACGTCGCCGATCACGTCGGGTCCGCCCGCCTCCTCCTCCTCCGCGCCGACGGCAGCCGGATCCCCGTGGCGGCGACGACCGCGCCGGTCCGCACGGGCGAGGGAGCCGTGCTCGGCCGGGTGCTGGTGCTCCGCGACATCAGCCGCGAGCTCGAGGTCGAGCAGATGAAGACCGAGTTCCTCTCCAACGTCTCCCACGAGCTGCGGACCCCCCTCACCCCCATCAAGGGGTACGCGCAGGTGCTCGCCCGGCGGGAGCTCGACCCCGACCGGACCCGGCAGTTCGCCGCGCAGATCCTGGATGCCACCGACCGGCTCGAGCGGATCGTCGGCATGATCGTCGACTTCGCCGCCCTGGACAGCGGCCGCGTCCGCCAGGACGTCCGCGCCGTCGACCTCGCCCAGGTCGTCGAGGAGGCGGTGGCGGCCTGGCGCGCGGCCCTCCCCGAGCGGGAGTTCGCCCTGCGCGTCCACCCGCCCCTCCCCCCGGTGTCCGCCGACCCGGCCTACCTGCGCCGCTGCCTCGACGAGCTGGTGGACAACGCCGTCAAGTTCTCCCCCGACGGCGAGCCGGTCGAGGTGTGCGCCCGCCACGACGGCAGCGAGGTCGAGCTGCAGGTCCTGGACCACGGCGTCGGCATCGACGGTGGGGCGACCGGCCGGCTGTTCGGCGACTTCGTCCAGGTCGACGGCACCGAGACGCGCCACTACGGCGGGTTGGGCCTCGGGTTGGGGCTCGTCAAGCGCATCCTCGACGGCATCGGCGCGACGGCCGACGTCCGCTCGTCACCG from Euzebya sp. harbors:
- a CDS encoding molybdenum cofactor biosynthesis protein MoaE, with the translated sequence MASTRWRTGISAEPLSLDDAQAFVADPAAGATVTFTGVVRDHARDEADEAQPVRAVTGLDYEAYTEVAERRLAELAEEVGARWPDLCAGWAVHRVGNLAVGDVAVVVAVSSPHRHTAFDAGRYLIDTLKATVPIWKKEHWADGGHHWPGTD
- a CDS encoding rod shape-determining protein — translated: MGADFAIDLGTANTVVWARRRGIVLREPTVVAVDIRSGKVIAAGNAAYERLSSADSPAQLERPLSGGAVTDFSMTASMLRILFDRLGVGRFSRSRLLITVPAGVTPVERGALRDAAHEAGAWKVYLIEEPMAAAIGSGLPVQDPVGSMVVDIGGGNTEVAVISLGGVVVSKAVRVGGFDLDAAVQEFVRDHFDIAIGDRTAEELKIALGRAFPAAPVDVAEVRGRDLETGLTREVRVDSEQVRIALERPATAIAGAVIDTLSECPPELAQDVMSQGILLVGGGALLRGLDQRIAAETQVDVGVATDPLDVVIIGAGAAVDADWDLEAVFSA
- a CDS encoding ATP-binding protein, with amino-acid sequence MVAVPSALHLAAGLLAIAASTGVALALAGGGRRPVDGARTPTGPSGALRRVGVAGALAYAIGQLLGGALLGPEAVWAWLQVAGLAGLAAGLGPASLAGLPGAGLPGAGLLVPLAPTVPAYAAAAMAAVAATRAAWAGRLALPLALGLAVLGVGHALEPTQPVWAEWAVVVGALLIGAWLWTISSRRILAKLLTAFVSALLAMAILTAAVLSTVSSAELTADELDRLGRLADQLAGAVRSWPADAVADAQPLSRSATSLVGAVLSPQDAADVYDLSLSGQDFFLTVDRAGDVVNSHPPGLAASVRLALLGDPVVADLRQGGATAEAGGLLSTGGTLVGFGAVALRDPSTRPEDPPAGVLVTGRLLDDLWAAQQATALDVGVIGAIAGEPAVTSDGAGDDAVAVLDGLGEATRADLAVAGQVVFAASAPLADPERGDELGRLVVTSTPEVIAALERGQNQRVFLAAIVGAALALLVAVVVIRRLTRPILQLTDVARRIGEGDLTTRSGLTSADEVGVLAATVDEMAVSLDAQRRDLTDSADREARLRGRLESVTTSMGDGLVAVDVDGRIITFNPAAEVLTGRRAADAVGRPLEDVLVAQVLGDTGVADPVTDPVTDPVADHVADHVGSARLLLLRADGSRIPVAATTAPVRTGEGAVLGRVLVLRDISRELEVEQMKTEFLSNVSHELRTPLTPIKGYAQVLARRELDPDRTRQFAAQILDATDRLERIVGMIVDFAALDSGRVRQDVRAVDLAQVVEEAVAAWRAALPEREFALRVHPPLPPVSADPAYLRRCLDELVDNAVKFSPDGEPVEVCARHDGSEVELQVLDHGVGIDGGATGRLFGDFVQVDGTETRHYGGLGLGLGLVKRILDGIGATADVRSSPGRGTTVTVRLLPAGPVPVPPLPEVVPDVVVPPPPPA